A genomic stretch from Aedes albopictus strain Foshan chromosome 2, AalbF5, whole genome shotgun sequence includes:
- the LOC109428782 gene encoding U6 snRNA-associated Sm-like protein LSm7 — MADKKSGPSGPGGAGGGGGGGGGGGGGGGGGGDNKEKRRKESILDLSKYLEKTIRVKFSGGREAAGVLKGYDPLLNLVLDNTVEFLRDPDDYKLAEDTRHLGLVVCRGTSVVLICPQEGMESIQNPFITQEG, encoded by the exons ATGGCAGATAAAAAG TCTGGTCCAAGCGGTCCAGGAGGCGCTGGTGGTGGCGGAggcggtggtggcggcggcggtggaGGAGGTGGCGGTGGTGGCGATAACAAGGAAAAGCGCCGGAAGGAATCGATTCTGGATCTGAGCAAATACCTGGAAAAGACCATCAGGGTTAAATTCTCCGGTGGTCGAGAGGCGGCCGGTGTTCTGAAGGGTTACGACCCGTTGCTCAACCTGGTGCTGGATAATACGGTGGAGTTCCTGCGTGATCCGGATGACTACAAGTTGGCGGAGGACACAAGGCATCTGGGGCTGGTGGTTTGTCGGGGGACATCGGTGGTGTTGATCTGCCCACAGGAGGGCATGGAGTCCATTCAGAACCCGTTCATCACGCAGGAAGGCTGA